The following nucleotide sequence is from Staphylococcus chromogenes.
GAACCTGTTCACGTGACACGTCAAAAACGACAACTTACAGTGACGATGAACCCTAAACAAGACAGCTATTTAGTCCTCCCTATCCCTTACAGAGACGGGTTGTATGCTAAAGTCAATGGTGAGGAAAGAGCGGTACAACAAGGAAATGGCATCTTTTCTGTCATTAAAGTCCATAAAGGAGAACGTCACCTTTCCGTTCATTATGCACTGCCGTATTGGCCACTTTTAGTCACTTTAACGCTCATAGGTCTTGTAGGTACGTTGCTTTATCGCCATTTTTTAAGACGTCATCATTAACCCATGCTAAAACCCTTCAAAGTCAATCACTTTGAAGGGTTTTTTCTCTTGTATTCATATGTTGACGTTAACTTTAAACACTTTTCCATGAGCCAACCATTTTAAATGATGGAAATAAAGATGTAACCGGTTATATAACGTGAGTGAAAGTGTCACCCAAAGTATACCTAACGAGGCTCCTCCAAACACATCTGAAATAAAATGTGCATGAAAATAGAGTCTTGAAAACATAATACTTACCCATAACACGGTAACGATGATAATCGCACTTCTTCTTAAAAATGTACGATGGATTTTAGGAATAAATACCATTAATAAAAGTAAAGCAATCATCGTACTTGATAAGGAATGACCGCTAGGAAACGAAAATCCTGAATCGTTCAGTAAATGATCATAAGGTCGATGTCGATGAAGCCCATTTTTGAGCAAAATCCCTAATATTCCCCCGCCTGCGACTGTCCCGAGTATCCAAAGCGCAAACACATAATATTTCTTAACGATAAGAACGATTGAAGTCATTATCGTTAAAATCGCACAAGTGAGCACATCTCCGTAAGATGCCACAAAGGTCATATAACTATTAAATAGCGACTGATGAAAGTTCATCGTAGGCTCTCCAAATTGTGTCATAAAAAAGTTAAACGTTTGATAATCTATGACATGAGTCAATCTTAAATTAAAAATTACACTTGTCATGACCACTATAAAAAGCGTACTGCTCAATATACATATTTTTTTCATATTAAACGGCTGTTCCGTACAATAACATCAACTAATTGATGCGACTTAAAATATTATCTCTTGATGAGATTTCAATCACTGTTATATTTTAAAACGTGTGTAGGATATACCTTCCCCCCTCTGAGTTCCTTTAGTATACTGCGTTCTCTGAGAAAAAATCATAGGAAAGTAGGCGTATATCTACCTCATACTTTAGCCTCACATAAAAAAAAGCTTAAAAGCCACATCAAAAACAATGTGCACTTTTAAGCTTTAAACATGTATTAGCGAATTTCTTGAATACGTGCTGCTTTACCACGTAAGCTACGTAAGTAGTAAAGTTTCGCACGGCGTACTTTACCACGACGTTTTAATTCGATTTTTTCGATTTTTGGTGTGTGTAATGGGAATGTACGTTCAACACCTACACCAGATGAAATTTTACGAACTGTAAATGTTTCAGAAATACCGCCACCACGACGTTTGATTACAACACCTTCGAATACTTGGATACGTTCACGTGAACCTTCGACGATACGTACGTGTACACGTAAAGTATCACCAGCACGGAATGTTGGAATATCGTCACGTAGTTGTGATTTCGTTACTGCTTCGATTAATTTGTGGTTTGTCATTTTTATACTCTCCTTCAACCTATGTTCTTGCCTTGACAATGTATAGCAGCGGATCATAGTGATTTTTGTGCGTTTCACACTCAGAATATTGTAGCAAAAGTTTAGTTCTTTTTCAATGCATTTTTGTGTGAATCTACAATTTTTTGTTCTTCCTTTGTTAATGGATAATGTTCAAGTAAGTCTGGACGTTTTTCCAGTGTACGTTTCAATGATTGTTCTCGACGCCATTTTTCAATATGGGCATGATTTCCTGATAGAAGGACGTCCGGCACCGCATGACCTTCAAATTCTCGGGGTCTCGTATACTGAGGATATTCTAGCAATCCGCTTGAAAACGAGTCATCTTCGTGTGACACTTGATTCCCTAAAACATCAGGAATGAGTCGCACAATAGCATCAGTCATGACCATCGCCGGTAATTCTCCCCCTGTTAAAACGAAATCGCCCACGGAAAATTCATCCGTCACTAGATTTTCTCGAATCCGCTCATCATAACCTTCATAATGACCGCAAACAAAGACGAGATGATCTGCTTTTGCGAGTGACTCTGCGTGTTTTTGATTAAATGGTTTTCCTTGAGGCGTCATTAAAATCACGCGCGTCGCATCAGATGTTTCAAGATCACGCATGGCATTAAAGATGGGTTCTGGTTTTAGTACCATGCCTTGCCCACCCCCAAAAGGATAATCATCCACCTGATGATGTTTATTATTTGCATAATCTCTAAAGTTAATCGTCTTTGTCGTTAGAACGCCCTTATCTTGTGCACGCTTCAAAATGGAAGTATTTAATACACCCTCAAACATTTCTGGAAAAAGTGTTAAATAATCGATTCTCATTCGTTTAACAGTCCTTCCATCGGTGTAATGACAATTCGACGTGCATCGATATCGACTTCTTTTACAACATCTTCAATATAAGGAATAAGGTGCTCTTTTTCACCTTTAACGACCCAAACATCATTGGCGCCTGTTTCGAAAATTTCAGTGACGCGACCGATTGGACGGTCACCATCAACAACAGTGCAACCGATAATATCAGAATAATAGAATTCATGTTCTTCTAATTGTATATCCGCGTGATCACGCTCTTGATATATTTTTTGCCCTTTCAAATGTTCAATATCATTGATATTTTGATAACCTTCAAATGTGAGCATATGTAACCCTTTATGCATCCGATGTGTTCGTACTGTTAACGTTAGCGTTTGGCCTTTATCCTCGACTTGAAGGACCTCACCGGGTTGAAAGCGAATATCAGTAAAATCTGAATGAGACTGTATTTTGACTTCGCCTTTTATTCCATGGGTGTTAATAATTTTACCTACTTCTACAATCATAGCTTGCGCCTCCTCACTTACTGAAAATATAAAAAAAGTGAGACGTAAAATCAAATAGTTCCATTTGATTTCGTCGTCTCACCTACTTTCATGAACTCAAGAATTATTTTGCTTTCTTTTGTTCGTCAAAAGTTTTTAAGATACCTTCACGAGAAAGAATGTTGTGAACTGTATCTGTTGGTTTAGCACCCTCTTTTAACCATTTAAGTGCTAATTCTTCGTTAATTTTAACCTCAGGTGCATTGACTGCTGCTGGGTTGTAAGTACCGATTTGCTCGATGATGCGACCATCACGTGGTGCACGTGCATCTGCAACTACGATACGGTAGAATGGATTTCTTTTTGAACCTAAACGTGTTAAACGAATTTTAACTGCCATTTATAATACACTCCTTTAAATTTTCAATAGTTTTGTTATCTACAAGAAATTATAATAACAGGTCTTTTCTAATTTGTAAAGAGAAAATACTTTACCAATTTAAAAAATCGAATGTTTTTTCAAGCACTCAAATAGCCATCAAAATTTACGAATAAATAAATTTTGATGGCTTTCTAGCTTAAGGTTGAAATTAATTTCAGATTCCATGTATCCGATGACGATGATATTCAATTAGATTTAGTGTTTA
It contains:
- a CDS encoding phosphatase PAP2 family protein; this translates as MNFHQSLFNSYMTFVASYGDVLTCAILTIMTSIVLIVKKYYVFALWILGTVAGGGILGILLKNGLHRHRPYDHLLNDSGFSFPSGHSLSSTMIALLLLMVFIPKIHRTFLRRSAIIIVTVLWVSIMFSRLYFHAHFISDVFGGASLGILWVTLSLTLYNRLHLYFHHLKWLAHGKVFKVNVNI
- the rplS gene encoding 50S ribosomal protein L19, giving the protein MTNHKLIEAVTKSQLRDDIPTFRAGDTLRVHVRIVEGSRERIQVFEGVVIKRRGGGISETFTVRKISSGVGVERTFPLHTPKIEKIELKRRGKVRRAKLYYLRSLRGKAARIQEIR
- the trmD gene encoding tRNA (guanosine(37)-N1)-methyltransferase TrmD — its product is MRIDYLTLFPEMFEGVLNTSILKRAQDKGVLTTKTINFRDYANNKHHQVDDYPFGGGQGMVLKPEPIFNAMRDLETSDATRVILMTPQGKPFNQKHAESLAKADHLVFVCGHYEGYDERIRENLVTDEFSVGDFVLTGGELPAMVMTDAIVRLIPDVLGNQVSHEDDSFSSGLLEYPQYTRPREFEGHAVPDVLLSGNHAHIEKWRREQSLKRTLEKRPDLLEHYPLTKEEQKIVDSHKNALKKN
- the rimM gene encoding ribosome maturation factor RimM (Essential for efficient processing of 16S rRNA) — translated: MIVEVGKIINTHGIKGEVKIQSHSDFTDIRFQPGEVLQVEDKGQTLTLTVRTHRMHKGLHMLTFEGYQNINDIEHLKGQKIYQERDHADIQLEEHEFYYSDIIGCTVVDGDRPIGRVTEIFETGANDVWVVKGEKEHLIPYIEDVVKEVDIDARRIVITPMEGLLNE
- the rpsP gene encoding 30S ribosomal protein S16; translation: MAVKIRLTRLGSKRNPFYRIVVADARAPRDGRIIEQIGTYNPAAVNAPEVKINEELALKWLKEGAKPTDTVHNILSREGILKTFDEQKKAK